CTATTTTTTCGGCTTCACCTTCTCCCTGAAGGATAAAAGCAGTTTGCTGTGTCGTCTGAGCTGCGGGGGAATGTTTTCCAAAGTTCCATACGACGGCAGCCAGCACATTTTCACCTGTATGAAGATGCTGCGCGATATCGACACTTTCAAATCGCCAGTGGCGGAGATCGCCGCGGGCAGGGCCGAGGCTTACTTCTTTGCCATTAACCAAAAGCCGGTAACGGTTGTCAGCGGAAACATGGACGATAAAAGTGGACGGAACTGTCGCCAGGTCAAACTTTTTGCGGAAGTGATACACTCCGTATTCCTGTGCAGGAGCAGTGGGGTGAATAATCCATCTGGCTTCCCAGAAACCATTGATCCATTTGGGATTGATAGGTACATTCTGGGCCTGACTGGCGGGTAAAAATAAAAGTGTGAGCAATAGGAGGAGAAGATTTTTCATCGGAGGAGGCGTTAGTTGGAATATCTTGAAAGCCACGAATAACACAAATTCACACGAAAATTTACCCATAAGATAAACAGAACCTTTCTTTATAGTATCCTATTCTGTGACGATCTGAGCGATAATTTCTTCCGGAGAAAGGGAAATATCGATCGTAATGGCGTTGGCAGGCATTTCAAGCGTTTGAAATTGCGAGGTGAGCAACGCCGGCGGCATAAAGTGATCTTTGCGCTGCAACATCCTTTCTTCAATGATCGCTCTGTTGCCGTTAAGAAAAATCCATTCGGTTTGCCCTTCGATTTCTTTGGCAAGGATACGCCGGTACTCTTCTTTCAGTGCAGAACATGCAATCACAGCACCGGCACCAGCCAATTGGTTTCTGGCCGTAACAGCGATATTTTCCAGCCAGGGGATGCGATCCAGGTCGTTGAGCGGCTGGCCGCTTTTCATTTTTTCGATATTGGATGGTGGGTGGAAATCGTCTGCATCGAAGAACGGGATATTCAGTTTTTCAGCCAGCATTTTCCCGATGGTGGATTTGCCCGAACCAGCTACGCCCATTATGTAGTAGATTTTCATATACCGCGTTTTTCCTGTGAATATAGTAGTTTGGCCATTACAGAAGGGTGATATCAGGTATGATTGTATTTATTCTATTCAACCATTATTTTTATAAACTATGAATCAACACAAAATTATTCTTATCCTGATTGCGATGTTTGTATGGGCTGGCTGTCTCAAACAAGATTTCAACAAGCAGGCCGGCGAGGGACTTTACACGGGTAATATGTACCGCACCCTGCAATCACTGAATCCACAGTCCGGCCTGACTACATGGGACACTACGTACACAGAGACAATAGAAGTTGTAACCACCACTGACAGCATCTGGTTTGTGGTAGGAGATAATCCTCCATTGGGGTTTATCCTGGAAGATGATAAATCATATGAAAATGCCTACGGTTCTGGTAATGGGCGGAGTTTTCACCTTACCGGGAAAGACAGCCTGATTTACAATGAGGGAACTTATTATGGCAATGGTACTACCCAATACGA
The DNA window shown above is from Bacteroidia bacterium and carries:
- a CDS encoding gluconokinase, which produces MKIYYIMGVAGSGKSTIGKMLAEKLNIPFFDADDFHPPSNIEKMKSGQPLNDLDRIPWLENIAVTARNQLAGAGAVIACSALKEEYRRILAKEIEGQTEWIFLNGNRAIIEERMLQRKDHFMPPALLTSQFQTLEMPANAITIDISLSPEEIIAQIVTE